The proteins below are encoded in one region of Mya arenaria isolate MELC-2E11 chromosome 15, ASM2691426v1:
- the LOC128219075 gene encoding patatin-like phospholipase domain-containing protein 4 codes for MNISFCGAGFLGIYHMGVLKALRSSAPKFLSRIERVGGASAGSLAGVVLVCEPEKVEECTQFNLALSDEVRRKPLGSFTPNYNLLDSVRAFIDSTLSHDAHHRANGILYISLTSFDGRSLPKNTVVSKYTSRDELIQCLISSCYIPGYIGLAPPKIDGKFQTDGGLTNNLITFPDGRTVTVSPFSGHQDICPKDDIGRNMHVHMKNQTFRVNQKNGARAVHAMFPPSRDVLVRYFEQGYSDAMVFVMTEKLS; via the exons atgaacatttcctTCTGTGGCGCCGGATTCTTAGGCATATACCATATGGGTGTATTAAAGGCTCTACGTAGCAGCGCGCCCAAGTTCCTGTCGAGGATTGAGCGAGTGGGCGGTGCGTCAGCGGGCTCTCTTGCAGGAGTTGTACTGGTTTGTGAACCAGAGAAAGTCGAA GAGTGTACACAGTTTAACCTCGCCTTATCGGACGAAGTGAGGCGGAAGCCACTTGGGTCATTCACTCCTAATTACAACCTGCTGGATTCGGTGCGGGCATTTATCGACAGTACCTTGTCACATGATGCTCACCATAGAGCCAATGGCATTCTTTATATTTCTCTGACGTCATTTGATGGGCGGAGTCTACCAAAGAACACAGTCGTGTCAAAATACACCTCAAGAGATGAACTCATTCAG TGTCTGATCAGCAGCTGCTACATTCCCGGTTACATCGGCCTGGCACCCCCAAAAATTGATGGAAAG ttCCAAACGGACGGAGGGTTAACGAACAATCTCATCACATTTCCGGACGGCCGAACAGTAACAGTTTCTCCATTCTCCGGGCATCAAGACATCTGTCCGAAAGACGATATAGGTCGAAATATGCATGTTCACATGAAAAACCAAACATTCCGAGTAAACCAGAAGAACGGGGCACGCGCTGTGCACGCGATGTTCCCACCGTCACGTGATGTTCTTGTGCGATATTTCGAACAGGGTTACAGCGATGCCATGGTTTTTGTTATGACAGAAAAATTAAGCTAA